The proteins below come from a single Macrobrachium rosenbergii isolate ZJJX-2024 chromosome 50, ASM4041242v1, whole genome shotgun sequence genomic window:
- the LOC136832551 gene encoding fas-binding factor 1-like isoform X1: MSDIEFSAADSDPVSDVNPEEMAKLMADLEDLDDGLPKDKPKSATSQKSEKDSNRRVTFDKKSPPSSSKKEAANDEDDDWDADDLLYSDDETRKSKPPKKTPSPGATSSSSTKVTSPRKNKSDPEESVPKATAKSQLMADLFSDDSPKKDSGKKIGTSPPKATKPDKSKLMSDLFGGSDTPEDSSKKGSPVKKALPSSSSKQASAAKKTKDEITFDDDDDLLGGIGDAKPKSKTSSDSPQSRGFLDSLLAKSTTTEMSKGKKERSPEFVLDEKYKNIGKEKKEDLGFGDYLPSSGKSGSPRQRTPKKSSSDDPFDFLNDPEPRRRNPRSATQQKTFEIDDDDILGNVRSRRGKTKENKDPPQSRGNSAKNPSSSSKARDDDWLFGSSGSPDKAAKREMDEASVEATVDHESNEAKSGSPNKSQDWLGNLLSGSKKSPAKPPQGSANVESPNMKQKSPAQSSKSPTAHSAHDDYPKVEQPKSMMSGRSPVAAVVPDAQMQKTSEVYQEELQKQKELAELQTSQSVMQMKAHQEQLVQQQEAKLKALSQMKAQQDEFEAHMAQQLLQQQEEYAKLQASAMKRYQEAMTSNMGGFNLMQSVPEAKSDESLKELQVQLRSAEVDVARLTAELDLIRKQHSEEVAILEESYIKRHQMERDVWERTEQRLKEELENITSDFQAKIAAVQAEKGALVASHETQVANVKKEWSLVVDRTKQLYADMAERMKEEHSAALERMRYLKDLELNAAISASGHVKEVETVMLQLESNTANLTDLTATINTRHESALEITQRALKLKEKQLKESEAHLEASRAEAESERGRLNALITRLESTLMQQGSEVEQDRWKLSQEQMKTEMERKALTEERKHFQLSMQTERQNLASARESLMSEHKMMLQSIAQEKQELASQRAQLMAHEKVGQFSPFRHTAKYNQVELDAEMKFLNDEHRRLQEKMTAVVYREKHLDEEEERLEELSSKLEQEKVKNAVVKDYLDQEKLSLKKMQEEVESQRQSFQGTREEQQIRLSQIASQTQALHAQQDRLEREQQRLDHVRNEVARLLQLGQCPTCKNQGVSGFLSEVSVQPSIGRLPGDGGEGQTSFNKLEISRAVNMSPASVLARLAAARQHENVEREKRLLQLSALESS, from the exons ATGAGCGATATTGAATTCAGTGCCGCGGACTCAGATCCTGTTTCTGATGTCAATCCTGAAGAAATGGCTAAATTAATGGCT gatttggaggatttggatgATGGATTACCCAAAGACAAACCTAAGTCAGCAACTtcacaaaaaagtgaaaaagattcAAATCGTCGAGTGACCTTTGATAAAAAAAGCCCCCCATCCTCTTCTAAAAAAGAGGCAGCTAACGATGAAGATGATG attgggATGCTGATGACTTACTGTACTCTGATGATGAAACTCGTAAAAGCAAGCCACCAAAGAAAACGCCATCGCCAG GTGCAACTTCATCTTCATCAACCAAAGTAACCagtccaagaaaaaataaatcagatccTGAAGAATCAGTTCCAAAAGCAACTGCAAAGAGTCAATTAATGGCTGATCTCTTTAGTGATGATTCACCCAAGAAAGATTCAGGTAAAAAGATTGGTACATCCCCACCAAAAGCAACCAAACCAGATAAAAGTAAGCTGATGTCCGACCTGTTTGGCGGGAGTGATACACCCGAAGATTCCTCAAAAAAAGGAAGCCCTGTAAAGAAGGCCTTGCCTTCTTCAAGCTCAAAACAGGCTAGTGCAGCTAAAAAGACAAAGGACGAAATtacttttgatgatgatgatgatctgctGGGAGGTATTGGAGACGCTAAGCCTAAAAGCAAAACTTCGTCTGACTCTCCTCAGTCAAGGGGATTTTTGGATAGTCTTTTAGCTAAGAGTACTACTACAGAAATGTCAAAAGGGAAAAAGGAGAGGTCTCCAGAATTTGTGCTGgatgaaaaatacaagaatattggaaaagagaaaaaggaagaccTTGGATTTGGGGATTACTTACCTTCCTCAGGCAAATCCGGCAGCCCTCGTCAAAGGACTCCTAAGAAGAGCAGTTCGGATGATCCATTTGACTTTTTAAATGACCCTGAACCAAGAAGACGAAATCCAAGATCTGCAACACAACAAAAGACATTtgaaattgatgatgatgatatattagGGAATGTTAGGTCCCGTAGgggaaaaaccaaagaaaataaagatccACCACAGAGCAGAGGCAACTCGGCCAAAAATCCATCCTCGTCTTCTAAAGCAAGAGATGATGATTGGTTGTTTGGAAGTTCTGGAAGTCCTGATAAAGCTGCAAAAAGGGAGATGGATGAAGCCTCTGTTGAAGCAACTGTTGACCATGAAAGTAATGAAGCCAAGTCAGGCTCACCTAATAAATCCCAGGATTGGCTTGGAAACCTTCTATCTGGTAGTAAGAAGTCACCTGCCAAACCACCTCAGGGTTCTGCTAATGTAGAGTCACCAAATATGAAGCAAAAAAGTCCAGCACAAAGTAGCAAATCTCCTACTGCACATTCAGCACATGATGATTACCCCAAGGTTGAACAGCCAAAGAGTATGATGTCAGGCAGATCTCCAGTTGCAGCAGTAGTCCCTGATGCTCAGATGCAAAAGACAAGTGAAGTATATCAGGAGGAATTACAGAAGCAAAAGGAATTGGCAGAGCTCCAAACTAGTCAGTCAGTTATGCAGATGAAAGCTCATCAAGAACAACTTGTACAACAGCAGGAAGCCAAATTGAAAGCATTGTCCCAGATGAAGGCTCAGCAGGATGAATTTGAAGCACATATGGCACAGCAACTTTTGCAACAACAAGAAGAATATGCAAAGTTACAGGCATCAGCAATGAAAAGATACCAGGAAGCTATGACATCTAATATGGGTGGGTTCAATTTGATGCAGTCAGTACCAGAAGCCAAATCAGATGAATCATTAAAAGAACTACAGGTTCAGTTAAGAAGTGCAGAAGTAGATGTAGCCAGATTGACAGCAGAACTGGATTTGATTCGTAAACAGCATTCAGAGGAAGTAGCTATTTTAGAGGAAAGTTATATTAAAAGACATCAGATGGAAAGAGATGTATGGGAACGTACAGAACAGCGACTAAAAGAAGAACTTGAAAACATAACATCAGATTTTCAGGCTAAAATAGCTGCAGTACAAGCTGAAAAGGGAGCTTTGGTTGCTTCACATGAAACACAagttgcaaatgtaaaaaaagaatggTCTTTGGTAGTTGATCGTACTAAACAACTTTATGCAGATATGGCTGAAAGAATGAAGGAAGAACATAGTGCAGCTCTTGAGAGGATGAGGTACCTTAAAGACTTGGAACTGAATGCTGCTATTTCAGCCTCAGGGCATGTGAAAGAGGTAGAAACTGTAATGTTACAACTTGAAAGCAATACTGCCAATTTAACAGATTTAACTGCTACCATCAACACTCGCCATGAATCAGCACTAGAGATTACACAGAGGGCTCTTAAGCTTAAAGAGAAGCAGTTGAAGGAGTCTGAGGCACACCTTGAAGCCTCTCGAGCTGAAGCTGAAAGTGAGCGTGGGAGGCTTAATGCTCTCATCACCCGCCTAGAAAGCACATTGATGCAGCAAGGTTCAGAAGTTGAACAAGATAGGTGGAAACTCAGTCAGGAACAGATGAAGACAGAGATGGAGCGGAAAGCGTTGACTGAAGAACGCAAGCATTTCCAGCTTAGCATGCAGACAGAACGCCAGAACCTTGCCAGTGCTAGGGAAAGTTTGATGTCGGAACATAAGATGATGTTGCAGTCAATTGCCCAAGAGAAGCAGGAATTGGCTTCTCAGCGAGCACAGCTCATGGCACATGAGAAAGTCGGCCAGTTTTCACCATTTAGGCACACTGCAAAGTAT AATCAAGTGGAACTAGATGCTGAAATGAAGTTCTTAAACGATGAACATCGCAGACTGCAAGAAAAGATGACTGCGGTGGTATATAGAGAGAAACATCtagacgaggaagaagaaaggcTCGAGGAACTGAGCTCAAAGTTAGAGCAAGAAAAAGTAAAG AATGCTGTGGTTAAGGATTATCTAGATCAAGAAAAGTTGTCATTGAAGAAAATGCAGGAAGAAGTGGAATCTCAAAGGCAGAGTTTCCAAGGCACGAGAGAGGAGCAACAGATTCGGCTGTCTCAAATAGCAAGTCAGACACAAGCATTACATGCTCAACAAGATAGACTAGAAAGG gagCAACAGAGGCTTGATCATGTGCGGAATGAAGTCGCTCGTCTGCTGCAGTTAGGACAGTGCCCAACCTGTAAAAATCAGGGAGTATCAGGCTTTTTATCTGAAGTTTCTGTTCAGCCTAGCATTGGAAGACTACCTGGAGATGGAGGTGAAGGGCAGACTAGTTTCAATAAACTGGAAAtatcccgtgca GTTAATATGTCACCAGCATCAGTTCTTGCTCGCCTTGCTGCTGCTCGTCAACACGAAaatgtagaaagagagaaaagactttTACAACTATCTGCCTTGGAATCATCTTGA
- the LOC136832551 gene encoding fas-binding factor 1-like isoform X2: MADLFSDDSPKKDSGKKIGTSPPKATKPDKSKLMSDLFGGSDTPEDSSKKGSPVKKALPSSSSKQASAAKKTKDEITFDDDDDLLGGIGDAKPKSKTSSDSPQSRGFLDSLLAKSTTTEMSKGKKERSPEFVLDEKYKNIGKEKKEDLGFGDYLPSSGKSGSPRQRTPKKSSSDDPFDFLNDPEPRRRNPRSATQQKTFEIDDDDILGNVRSRRGKTKENKDPPQSRGNSAKNPSSSSKARDDDWLFGSSGSPDKAAKREMDEASVEATVDHESNEAKSGSPNKSQDWLGNLLSGSKKSPAKPPQGSANVESPNMKQKSPAQSSKSPTAHSAHDDYPKVEQPKSMMSGRSPVAAVVPDAQMQKTSEVYQEELQKQKELAELQTSQSVMQMKAHQEQLVQQQEAKLKALSQMKAQQDEFEAHMAQQLLQQQEEYAKLQASAMKRYQEAMTSNMGGFNLMQSVPEAKSDESLKELQVQLRSAEVDVARLTAELDLIRKQHSEEVAILEESYIKRHQMERDVWERTEQRLKEELENITSDFQAKIAAVQAEKGALVASHETQVANVKKEWSLVVDRTKQLYADMAERMKEEHSAALERMRYLKDLELNAAISASGHVKEVETVMLQLESNTANLTDLTATINTRHESALEITQRALKLKEKQLKESEAHLEASRAEAESERGRLNALITRLESTLMQQGSEVEQDRWKLSQEQMKTEMERKALTEERKHFQLSMQTERQNLASARESLMSEHKMMLQSIAQEKQELASQRAQLMAHEKVGQFSPFRHTAKYNQVELDAEMKFLNDEHRRLQEKMTAVVYREKHLDEEEERLEELSSKLEQEKVKNAVVKDYLDQEKLSLKKMQEEVESQRQSFQGTREEQQIRLSQIASQTQALHAQQDRLEREQQRLDHVRNEVARLLQLGQCPTCKNQGVSGFLSEVSVQPSIGRLPGDGGEGQTSFNKLEISRAVNMSPASVLARLAAARQHENVEREKRLLQLSALESS, encoded by the exons ATGGCTGATCTCTTTAGTGATGATTCACCCAAGAAAGATTCAGGTAAAAAGATTGGTACATCCCCACCAAAAGCAACCAAACCAGATAAAAGTAAGCTGATGTCCGACCTGTTTGGCGGGAGTGATACACCCGAAGATTCCTCAAAAAAAGGAAGCCCTGTAAAGAAGGCCTTGCCTTCTTCAAGCTCAAAACAGGCTAGTGCAGCTAAAAAGACAAAGGACGAAATtacttttgatgatgatgatgatctgctGGGAGGTATTGGAGACGCTAAGCCTAAAAGCAAAACTTCGTCTGACTCTCCTCAGTCAAGGGGATTTTTGGATAGTCTTTTAGCTAAGAGTACTACTACAGAAATGTCAAAAGGGAAAAAGGAGAGGTCTCCAGAATTTGTGCTGgatgaaaaatacaagaatattggaaaagagaaaaaggaagaccTTGGATTTGGGGATTACTTACCTTCCTCAGGCAAATCCGGCAGCCCTCGTCAAAGGACTCCTAAGAAGAGCAGTTCGGATGATCCATTTGACTTTTTAAATGACCCTGAACCAAGAAGACGAAATCCAAGATCTGCAACACAACAAAAGACATTtgaaattgatgatgatgatatattagGGAATGTTAGGTCCCGTAGgggaaaaaccaaagaaaataaagatccACCACAGAGCAGAGGCAACTCGGCCAAAAATCCATCCTCGTCTTCTAAAGCAAGAGATGATGATTGGTTGTTTGGAAGTTCTGGAAGTCCTGATAAAGCTGCAAAAAGGGAGATGGATGAAGCCTCTGTTGAAGCAACTGTTGACCATGAAAGTAATGAAGCCAAGTCAGGCTCACCTAATAAATCCCAGGATTGGCTTGGAAACCTTCTATCTGGTAGTAAGAAGTCACCTGCCAAACCACCTCAGGGTTCTGCTAATGTAGAGTCACCAAATATGAAGCAAAAAAGTCCAGCACAAAGTAGCAAATCTCCTACTGCACATTCAGCACATGATGATTACCCCAAGGTTGAACAGCCAAAGAGTATGATGTCAGGCAGATCTCCAGTTGCAGCAGTAGTCCCTGATGCTCAGATGCAAAAGACAAGTGAAGTATATCAGGAGGAATTACAGAAGCAAAAGGAATTGGCAGAGCTCCAAACTAGTCAGTCAGTTATGCAGATGAAAGCTCATCAAGAACAACTTGTACAACAGCAGGAAGCCAAATTGAAAGCATTGTCCCAGATGAAGGCTCAGCAGGATGAATTTGAAGCACATATGGCACAGCAACTTTTGCAACAACAAGAAGAATATGCAAAGTTACAGGCATCAGCAATGAAAAGATACCAGGAAGCTATGACATCTAATATGGGTGGGTTCAATTTGATGCAGTCAGTACCAGAAGCCAAATCAGATGAATCATTAAAAGAACTACAGGTTCAGTTAAGAAGTGCAGAAGTAGATGTAGCCAGATTGACAGCAGAACTGGATTTGATTCGTAAACAGCATTCAGAGGAAGTAGCTATTTTAGAGGAAAGTTATATTAAAAGACATCAGATGGAAAGAGATGTATGGGAACGTACAGAACAGCGACTAAAAGAAGAACTTGAAAACATAACATCAGATTTTCAGGCTAAAATAGCTGCAGTACAAGCTGAAAAGGGAGCTTTGGTTGCTTCACATGAAACACAagttgcaaatgtaaaaaaagaatggTCTTTGGTAGTTGATCGTACTAAACAACTTTATGCAGATATGGCTGAAAGAATGAAGGAAGAACATAGTGCAGCTCTTGAGAGGATGAGGTACCTTAAAGACTTGGAACTGAATGCTGCTATTTCAGCCTCAGGGCATGTGAAAGAGGTAGAAACTGTAATGTTACAACTTGAAAGCAATACTGCCAATTTAACAGATTTAACTGCTACCATCAACACTCGCCATGAATCAGCACTAGAGATTACACAGAGGGCTCTTAAGCTTAAAGAGAAGCAGTTGAAGGAGTCTGAGGCACACCTTGAAGCCTCTCGAGCTGAAGCTGAAAGTGAGCGTGGGAGGCTTAATGCTCTCATCACCCGCCTAGAAAGCACATTGATGCAGCAAGGTTCAGAAGTTGAACAAGATAGGTGGAAACTCAGTCAGGAACAGATGAAGACAGAGATGGAGCGGAAAGCGTTGACTGAAGAACGCAAGCATTTCCAGCTTAGCATGCAGACAGAACGCCAGAACCTTGCCAGTGCTAGGGAAAGTTTGATGTCGGAACATAAGATGATGTTGCAGTCAATTGCCCAAGAGAAGCAGGAATTGGCTTCTCAGCGAGCACAGCTCATGGCACATGAGAAAGTCGGCCAGTTTTCACCATTTAGGCACACTGCAAAGTAT AATCAAGTGGAACTAGATGCTGAAATGAAGTTCTTAAACGATGAACATCGCAGACTGCAAGAAAAGATGACTGCGGTGGTATATAGAGAGAAACATCtagacgaggaagaagaaaggcTCGAGGAACTGAGCTCAAAGTTAGAGCAAGAAAAAGTAAAG AATGCTGTGGTTAAGGATTATCTAGATCAAGAAAAGTTGTCATTGAAGAAAATGCAGGAAGAAGTGGAATCTCAAAGGCAGAGTTTCCAAGGCACGAGAGAGGAGCAACAGATTCGGCTGTCTCAAATAGCAAGTCAGACACAAGCATTACATGCTCAACAAGATAGACTAGAAAGG gagCAACAGAGGCTTGATCATGTGCGGAATGAAGTCGCTCGTCTGCTGCAGTTAGGACAGTGCCCAACCTGTAAAAATCAGGGAGTATCAGGCTTTTTATCTGAAGTTTCTGTTCAGCCTAGCATTGGAAGACTACCTGGAGATGGAGGTGAAGGGCAGACTAGTTTCAATAAACTGGAAAtatcccgtgca GTTAATATGTCACCAGCATCAGTTCTTGCTCGCCTTGCTGCTGCTCGTCAACACGAAaatgtagaaagagagaaaagactttTACAACTATCTGCCTTGGAATCATCTTGA